The genomic interval TAATCGCGTCaataaaaggagaagaaaacccGAAAAGCTGCGGTGGCATTTGCAGCACAAGCAGCCTCTTTTCTGTTCGTCATCCGGTTTTGCCAGACGTGAAATATTGTGCACGATGTGTGTTCGATCGAGAGTCTCAGGTTATAGTTTCGTTCCATTGAATTTCCAACAATGCGGCGCCACCGCGCCATGGAACCCATTGAATTTCCAGAGACAGCtctccggcggcgcgccgcggtcCAAGCCGCTCTCGTCGGACGCCACcgcggaagacgacgacgacgtggacgtGGACCACCTATCAAACGAGCCACGGGACTCCTCGAGGAAGAGCCGCCCGAGCGGGGCCCCCGTCCGCGGCTGCACCGTCACAGCAGCGTCCTTGGCTAGCTGCTGCTGACGATCGCCTCCTCCCCGCAGCGTCCTGGTCCTACAGTACTTTATTTGTGTGAAtgatatatggtcccacatattttttatttttatttttattctaataccacgtaagcgccacgtacGATAAAgaccgccacgtaggcgccatgtcagccaaaaccaccaaggggtattgtttgcaccggttttgatagttggaggagtcgatatacccggttttgtggttggaggacatAAATCATACTCGGGCgatagttaagggagtcaaaatatactttttcctttaaattTTGCCCTGAGAAAGGCCCAGACTAGTTGGGGTTCCTCACGGCCCGACCCAGCCTAACACACATCTTTGGAAGTTCGTAACGTACTTATCTGAAGAACGAACACGACAGCAGGAGGAGACACCGACGGACGAAGACGACAGAGGGGAAAAATTCGGGACAGCAGCTAGCAAAAGAGCCAACCatgtcacaggctcacagctgGTGACTGGCTAGTGGTAAAGTACTCTACCTTTTTTATCGAGATGAAACCACTGGTAACAGTAGGTGTGCGTCATGCGGGAGGAGAACGCAAaaaatgctgctgctgccggtgcTTGGAATTCCGTAAGTAACTTATGGTTTTGATTTAGCCCCCCtcacccaaacaccccctaaatcgTCGAGTAGCATAGGACATCTCATGTGCTTTTGGACAACTCTGGCTTGGTAAAACTGTCGTCGTTATCCTCTGGCTGATCTTTTGTAGGTATAGTGCTTGTTTGGCTGCAAGGTAGAGCGCTACCTTGCAGTCGAACCGTAGTTTATGCCCCAAACAGTTCACAGTTTCTcagaatctgtagttacataTTCTGAATAATGAACTAAGAAGctagaagctgggtttcagagcttttctagatttttagaagctggctaccaaacaactgtttctcagaatttaaagctccccaaacagaccTTATGGCTGCTTTGTTTGCTGCGTGGTGGCTCACAAGCAGTGCGCATCAGCTAGGCATGGCTGATGGAGTGATGGCTCTCAGCTTCCGATGATCATCTTCAGTTCGAAGAGTGCCTTGATCCTAGCTCCCAGGAGAGATGGAAGATCATGAGCTGATGCAAAAGTTGCAAACCGTTTGCACAAGGAGAGATGGAAGATCAATAGATCATGATCCCGTTTTAGCAACGATCTTGCGCTAAAAACACATTAGCGGATTAGCCAGTCGTGATAATGCTGAGCTCAAAGCCTCAAACCTGCATCGTACACCACGTGTTACCAGTGTCTTGACCAAAGCGGCTGCAAATAGCCTACACAAAGGTCGTGGCCAATTGTTTGCCGACCACAGTATCCAACAACCACTCGTGTGCTCCACGGCGCGAGTCATGAGCATGTGGTAGACACGTGAATACATGACGCTCTCGCGTCCGTGAAAAACAATACGGCCGCGGCTGCTACAAATCGCGTCCCAGAATCGAACGAGCGATATTATTCTGGGACGGCAGAATCGACCGTGGCCGCGCGAAAACGTGACGGCTCGTCGCGCCCGTCGCGCCGGGCGGGGGCCCGGTCCAGATCGAGAGCGAGCGAGTGACCACATGGGAttgggcgcggcgcggcgcgcagaTTTTTCCGGATGGGGCGTGTGCGGCTGCCACGGCCGCATCGTGTGCACGCCAaattctctcccctcccctcttccccccttctctacctcctcctcctactgCTACTACCTTATCCCCGCACTGGGCCTCTCCGCGCCTCACCTAGCTAACCACGATACATACGTAGCCGTGGTACTTCGCCgcttcacaaatcacaacatCTACACCTCACACACACTCCCCTTCTTGTTGGTTTCTCCCCCAATTCGAGCCGAGgttgagctgagctgagctctCGCAGAGACAGGTTAGAACTCGGTTTTACTGTGATTATGCTCCTGCCCTTCTCTTTTTCACCGTGTGAGGGATAGTGAGAGCAGCTGTTCATCTGTTGTATCCAATTTATTTGGCTTAGAGAGAAATCGTGCATCCAATTGTTGTTGCTTAGCTTTGATGTTCGAATTTGTGCTACTATAATTCGTATAGTTGGTTAGTTGACGTCAGTTGTAGGCAGCAATGGGTTGGTGAATGACTATATGGTGTTGGTTGATGCAGGGCGATGAACATCTTGAACCAGCCGATCAACCCTGGCGGCCACCCGGCGTTCCCGGCGGCAAGGGAGACCGGCCAGCTGATGCCGGCGTCAGTCCGCTTCGACGGCCTGTCGACGCAGCagagcacggccgccgccgtggggcgGGCGCACGCCGGGCAGTCCCCGCGGTGGCAGGCGCAGACGCTGCGCCGGCCAAGCAGCTACGTCGGCGTCGAGCACGACGAGCcggctgacgccgccgccgccgccgcgctggcgccGTTCCAGCCGCTGACGCTCGACTTCCTGCGGTCGCTCCTGGACAGGAACGCTGCCGTGGCGGCCgaccagggcggcggcgcggacgtcgcgccgccgccgccgccgccgctgcacgcgCTGCGGGTGGTGGTGTCGTCCGCCGTGGAGCTCGACGCGCGCCAGACCGAGCTCATCGCCCGCAAGATGCGCCGGATCACCGGGTTCGCGAGCCTCACCATCGAGAACGTCGTCGACCCGTCGCTGATCGCCGGCTTCGTCGTCTGCTACGGCCCCGGCGAGTCCCACGTCATCGACCTCAGCGTCAAGGGCAAGCTCGCCATGCTCAAGAACCGCGTCGACTCCTTCGACCAGACCATCGCCCACCCGCACCAATAgttccacacacacacacagcacattagcgccgtccgccgccggcggctcgccggaCTATATCCAAGTATAGCTCCGCCGTAAACCCAGTAACCATATCCCATGCTGAACTCTACAGAAGAACAACACCGACGACGCGCCGTCGCCAACAACAGTTTTTCCTATCTATTGTTGTTGCCAATCGTGAGACGCTAGCTACTCGATATGGTTCAGCTGAGCCATATATTGTACTGGTAATATTCCCTTGTTCTTGCAGTATATTTTTGGCGGAAATTAAACAGCGGGTTCTCTATGCTGTTGCAAGGTTGCGGTTTGTATGCGGAATTCGGGAGTCACAGCTCTGTAAAATGTTAGAGCAGAGACTGATGTGAGGAAGCACAGGAGTTGTATAACAGACATGACTATTTTCAAATGAGAACATGTATCAGCATCTAGCCAGTAACTGCGCCATGAAATTCAGCTAGTTTTATGTGTGCTCAGATAATCAGTGTTCTACAATGATTAGCGATTAATGCTCAGTTTTATCTATGTTCAGGTAATTCAGTACATTATAAAAAGGATAGTGAGTTCAGCACAATCTACAATAACAAGTGAATTCAGCACATTCTACACTGATGAGCGAATTACAGATCATACACGCGGGCACACGGCATCAGATTTTGTTTTAGTGATGTGTCACACTTATTCCAGAGCAAGATCTGAAGCTTACAAGTTCACCAATGGAATATAAATCGGCAGATATGTATATTAGGATCAGAGTGAAGCTTAGCTGCGGTGGCCGTGGGCGACGATCACGCACGGCGCTGCAGGGCTTCGTAGAGATTCTTGAGCGCCTTGTCGTAGGAGACGAACCCCATGAACCAGAACTCGTGGTTGTCCGTCGTCATGATCTGGATGTACCTCTCGCCCCTGTTCGTCATGCTGGCGGATGGGTTCACCGATTTCACTTGGTTCAGGGGAAGCACCACCTGCAAATCATCAAAATCTTCCAGGTGATCAATTCGTCGAACAGGTGACATCCATGGATGAAAAATTGACTAAACTGAAGCTATGAAAAATGTAGTTGCCTTGTAGTAGATGGCCTCAGGAGGGTGAGctggggcggcgccggcgacagcgacggcaggGGCGTGGTAGGATATGGGGCTGTCACTGCAGAAGGCGAGGCGGACCGTGGAGATGTAGAGCGTGCCGATGACGGggccggaggaggtggagaggtaGCACGCGTAGGCCTTGCGCAGCTGCTCCCCCGGCACGACGCCGAACGCCTGCGTGAACACCC from Oryza glaberrima chromosome 3, OglaRS2, whole genome shotgun sequence carries:
- the LOC127766845 gene encoding uncharacterized protein LOC127766845; translation: MNILNQPINPGGHPAFPAARETGQLMPASVRFDGLSTQQSTAAAVGRAHAGQSPRWQAQTLRRPSSYVGVEHDEPADAAAAAALAPFQPLTLDFLRSLLDRNAAVAADQGGGADVAPPPPPPLHALRVVVSSAVELDARQTELIARKMRRITGFASLTIENVVDPSLIAGFVVCYGPGESHVIDLSVKGKLAMLKNRVDSFDQTIAHPHQ
- the LOC127766844 gene encoding GEM-like protein 1; protein product: MATSWAAPPPGYPYAQGQGGAQPPHPPQSTAVAVTPVSNGVGNPYVIVTPASASPSTCQSLRKALERYGRKLEDGTRKAADTTGNIWHHLRTAPNMADAAVARLAQGTKVYAEGGHDRVFTQAFGVVPGEQLRKAYACYLSTSSGPVIGTLYISTVRLAFCSDSPISYHAPAVAVAGAAPAHPPEAIYYKVVLPLNQVKSVNPSASMTNRGERYIQIMTTDNHEFWFMGFVSYDKALKNLYEALQRRA